In one window of Episyrphus balteatus chromosome 3, idEpiBalt1.1, whole genome shotgun sequence DNA:
- the LOC129914832 gene encoding BTB/POZ domain-containing protein 3 isoform X5: protein MATPNNSNSRLLPLKSVKRNQESMSHSQIQAWMNVETINNGGLLLSPPHNSATHQPQQQQQPPQQQQQQQQQQQQQQQHHQQRDNIQITQPISVPSSPLASPGAISSSPSFCLPSSNGSSNAVDTADPNWQATKATVLERNAAMFNNELMSDVKFVVGSDDNIQTIPAHKYILATGSSVFYAMFYGGLAENKQEIKVPDVEPSAFLTLLRYLYCDEIQLEPDNILATLYAAKKYIVPHLARACVNYLEVSLTAKNACLLLSQSRLFEEPELMQRCWEVIDAQAEMAIKSEGFVDIDLKTFESILSRETLNCKEIHLFEAALNWALNACQKMEIDTTPQNKRNVLGPALHLIRIPTMTLEEFANGVAQTGILTSPETIDIFLHFTANAKPSLNYPTKCRAGLKTQVCHRFQSCAYRSNQWRYRGRCDSIQFSVDRRIFIVGFGLYGSSTGAANYSVKIELKRLGRTLAENDTKFFSDGSSNTFHVFFANPIQIEPECYYTASVILDGNELSFFGQEGMSEVCMGNVTFQFQCSSESTNGTGVQGGQIPELIFYGPTTNSPMNSPTNSHCTTPSANLDEGGAVTTN, encoded by the exons tgGAAACAATCAACAATGGAGGGCTATTATTATCGCCTCCGCATAATTCTGCAACACATCAGccgcagcaacaacaacaaccaccacaacagcagcaacaacaacaacagcaacaacaacaacagcagcaacatcaTCAGCAGCGTGATAATATACAAATCACACAACCAATTAGTGTCCCATCATCACCGTTGGCATCGCCTGGTGCCATAAGCAGTTCACCATCATTTTGTCTTCCATCAAGTAATGGATCATCCAATGCAGTTGATACAGCCGATCCAAATTGGCAAGCAACCAAAGCAACTGTACTCGAACGTAATGCTGCCATGTTCAATAATGAGTTAATGTCTGATGTTAAATTTGTTGTTGGATCTGATG ATAATATTCAAACAATTCCTGCACATAAATATATCCTCGCAACTGGTAGTTCAGTATTTTATGCAATGTTTTATGGAGGATTAGCAGAAAATAAACAGGAAATCAAAGTGCCCGATGTTGAACCATCAGCTTTTCTTACATTGTTAAG ATATTTGTATTGTGATGAAATTCAATTGGAACCTGATAATATACTGGCAACTTTATATGCTgccaaaaaatatattgtacCGCATTTAGCAAGAGCTTGTGTTAATTATTTGGAAGTTAGTTTGACGGCAAAAAACGCCTGTCTACTTCTCAGTCAATCCCGTCTATTCGAGGAGCCAGAACTGATGCAGAGATGCTGGGAAGTTATAGACGCTCAG GCGGAAATGGCTATTAAATCTGAAGGCTTCGTAGATATCGATTTGAAAACATTCGAATCGATTCTATCTCGAGAAACGCTGAACTGCAAAGAGATACATCTCTTTGAAGCAGCTCTCAATTGGGCATTGAATGCATGTCAAAAAATGGAAATCGACACAACaccacaaaataaaagaaatgtccTAGGACCAGCTTTGCATTTAATTCGCATTCCCACAATGACTTTGGAAGAATTTGCCAATGGCGTTGCTCAAACTGGTATTTTAACTTCACCCGAAACAATTgatatatttttacattttactgcAAATGCCAAACCAAGTCTAAACTATCCGACAAAATGTCGTGCTGGACTGAAGACTCAGGTTTGTCATCGTTTTCAATCGTGTGCTTATCGTTCAAATCAATGGCGCTATCGTGGACGTTGTGATTCTATTCAATTTTCGGTGGATAGACGAATTTTTATTGTTGGTTTTGGTCTGTATGGATCATCGACTGGTGCAGCAAATTATAGtgttaaaattgaattgaaacgaCTTGGAAGGACTTTAGCTGAGAATGAtacgaaatttttttcagaCGGATCGAGTAATacttttcatgtattttttgcAAATCCCATTCAAATTGAACCTGAATGCTATTATACTGCTTCTGTGATTCTTGATGGCAATGAATTGAGTTTTTTCGGGCAAGAAGGTATGTCTGAGGTGTGCATGGGTAATgtgacatttcaatttcaatgttcATCGGAAAGTACAAATGGAACAGGTGTGCAAGGTGGACAAATACCAGAATTGATATTTTATGGGCCAACGACCAATTCGCCGATGAATAGCCCAACTAATTCACATTGTACAACACCATCGGCTAATTTAGATGAGGGTGGTGCAGTgactacaaattaa
- the LOC129914832 gene encoding BTB/POZ domain-containing protein 3 isoform X3, with amino-acid sequence MATPNNSNSRLLPLKSVKRNQESMSHSQIQAWMNVETINNGGLLLSPPHNSATHQPQQQQQPPQQQQQQQQQQQQQQQHHQQRDNIQITQPISVPSSPLASPGAISSSPSFCLPSSNGSSNAVDTADPNWQATKATVLERNAAMFNNELMSDVKFVVGSDGDNIQTIPAHKYILATGSSVFYAMFYGGLAENKQEIKVPDVEPSAFLTLLRYLYCDEIQLEPDNILATLYAAKKYIVPHLARACVNYLEVSLTAKNACLLLSQSRLFEEPELMQRCWEVIDAQAEMAIKSEGFVDIDLKTFESILSRETLNCKEIHLFEAALNWALNACQKMEIDTTPQNKRNVLGPALHLIRIPTMTLEEFANGVAQTGILTSPETIDIFLHFTANAKPSLNYPTKCRAGLKTQVCHRFQSCAYRSNQWRYRGRCDSIQFSVDRRIFIVGFGLYGSSTGAANYSVKIELKRLGRTLAENDTKFFSDGSSNTFHVFFANPIQIEPECYYTASVILDGNELSFFGQEGMSEVCMGNVTFQFQCSSESTNGTGVQGGQIPELIFYGPTTNSPMNSPTNSHCTTPSANLDEGGAVTTN; translated from the exons tgGAAACAATCAACAATGGAGGGCTATTATTATCGCCTCCGCATAATTCTGCAACACATCAGccgcagcaacaacaacaaccaccacaacagcagcaacaacaacaacagcaacaacaacaacagcagcaacatcaTCAGCAGCGTGATAATATACAAATCACACAACCAATTAGTGTCCCATCATCACCGTTGGCATCGCCTGGTGCCATAAGCAGTTCACCATCATTTTGTCTTCCATCAAGTAATGGATCATCCAATGCAGTTGATACAGCCGATCCAAATTGGCAAGCAACCAAAGCAACTGTACTCGAACGTAATGCTGCCATGTTCAATAATGAGTTAATGTCTGATGTTAAATTTGTTGTTGGATCTGATGGTG ATAATATTCAAACAATTCCTGCACATAAATATATCCTCGCAACTGGTAGTTCAGTATTTTATGCAATGTTTTATGGAGGATTAGCAGAAAATAAACAGGAAATCAAAGTGCCCGATGTTGAACCATCAGCTTTTCTTACATTGTTAAG ATATTTGTATTGTGATGAAATTCAATTGGAACCTGATAATATACTGGCAACTTTATATGCTgccaaaaaatatattgtacCGCATTTAGCAAGAGCTTGTGTTAATTATTTGGAAGTTAGTTTGACGGCAAAAAACGCCTGTCTACTTCTCAGTCAATCCCGTCTATTCGAGGAGCCAGAACTGATGCAGAGATGCTGGGAAGTTATAGACGCTCAG GCGGAAATGGCTATTAAATCTGAAGGCTTCGTAGATATCGATTTGAAAACATTCGAATCGATTCTATCTCGAGAAACGCTGAACTGCAAAGAGATACATCTCTTTGAAGCAGCTCTCAATTGGGCATTGAATGCATGTCAAAAAATGGAAATCGACACAACaccacaaaataaaagaaatgtccTAGGACCAGCTTTGCATTTAATTCGCATTCCCACAATGACTTTGGAAGAATTTGCCAATGGCGTTGCTCAAACTGGTATTTTAACTTCACCCGAAACAATTgatatatttttacattttactgcAAATGCCAAACCAAGTCTAAACTATCCGACAAAATGTCGTGCTGGACTGAAGACTCAGGTTTGTCATCGTTTTCAATCGTGTGCTTATCGTTCAAATCAATGGCGCTATCGTGGACGTTGTGATTCTATTCAATTTTCGGTGGATAGACGAATTTTTATTGTTGGTTTTGGTCTGTATGGATCATCGACTGGTGCAGCAAATTATAGtgttaaaattgaattgaaacgaCTTGGAAGGACTTTAGCTGAGAATGAtacgaaatttttttcagaCGGATCGAGTAATacttttcatgtattttttgcAAATCCCATTCAAATTGAACCTGAATGCTATTATACTGCTTCTGTGATTCTTGATGGCAATGAATTGAGTTTTTTCGGGCAAGAAGGTATGTCTGAGGTGTGCATGGGTAATgtgacatttcaatttcaatgttcATCGGAAAGTACAAATGGAACAGGTGTGCAAGGTGGACAAATACCAGAATTGATATTTTATGGGCCAACGACCAATTCGCCGATGAATAGCCCAACTAATTCACATTGTACAACACCATCGGCTAATTTAGATGAGGGTGGTGCAGTgactacaaattaa
- the LOC129914832 gene encoding BTB/POZ domain-containing protein 3 isoform X4 produces MITFDFIVETINNGGLLLSPPHNSATHQPQQQQQPPQQQQQQQQQQQQQQQHHQQRDNIQITQPISVPSSPLASPGAISSSPSFCLPSSNGSSNAVDTADPNWQATKATVLERNAAMFNNELMSDVKFVVGSDGDNIQTIPAHKYILATGSSVFYAMFYGGLAENKQEIKVPDVEPSAFLTLLRYLYCDEIQLEPDNILATLYAAKKYIVPHLARACVNYLEVSLTAKNACLLLSQSRLFEEPELMQRCWEVIDAQAEMAIKSEGFVDIDLKTFESILSRETLNCKEIHLFEAALNWALNACQKMEIDTTPQNKRNVLGPALHLIRIPTMTLEEFANGVAQTGILTSPETIDIFLHFTANAKPSLNYPTKCRAGLKTQVCHRFQSCAYRSNQWRYRGRCDSIQFSVDRRIFIVGFGLYGSSTGAANYSVKIELKRLGRTLAENDTKFFSDGSSNTFHVFFANPIQIEPECYYTASVILDGNELSFFGQEGMSEVCMGNVTFQFQCSSESTNGTGVQGGQIPELIFYGPTTNSPMNSPTNSHCTTPSANLDEGGAVTTN; encoded by the exons tgGAAACAATCAACAATGGAGGGCTATTATTATCGCCTCCGCATAATTCTGCAACACATCAGccgcagcaacaacaacaaccaccacaacagcagcaacaacaacaacagcaacaacaacaacagcagcaacatcaTCAGCAGCGTGATAATATACAAATCACACAACCAATTAGTGTCCCATCATCACCGTTGGCATCGCCTGGTGCCATAAGCAGTTCACCATCATTTTGTCTTCCATCAAGTAATGGATCATCCAATGCAGTTGATACAGCCGATCCAAATTGGCAAGCAACCAAAGCAACTGTACTCGAACGTAATGCTGCCATGTTCAATAATGAGTTAATGTCTGATGTTAAATTTGTTGTTGGATCTGATGGTG ATAATATTCAAACAATTCCTGCACATAAATATATCCTCGCAACTGGTAGTTCAGTATTTTATGCAATGTTTTATGGAGGATTAGCAGAAAATAAACAGGAAATCAAAGTGCCCGATGTTGAACCATCAGCTTTTCTTACATTGTTAAG ATATTTGTATTGTGATGAAATTCAATTGGAACCTGATAATATACTGGCAACTTTATATGCTgccaaaaaatatattgtacCGCATTTAGCAAGAGCTTGTGTTAATTATTTGGAAGTTAGTTTGACGGCAAAAAACGCCTGTCTACTTCTCAGTCAATCCCGTCTATTCGAGGAGCCAGAACTGATGCAGAGATGCTGGGAAGTTATAGACGCTCAG GCGGAAATGGCTATTAAATCTGAAGGCTTCGTAGATATCGATTTGAAAACATTCGAATCGATTCTATCTCGAGAAACGCTGAACTGCAAAGAGATACATCTCTTTGAAGCAGCTCTCAATTGGGCATTGAATGCATGTCAAAAAATGGAAATCGACACAACaccacaaaataaaagaaatgtccTAGGACCAGCTTTGCATTTAATTCGCATTCCCACAATGACTTTGGAAGAATTTGCCAATGGCGTTGCTCAAACTGGTATTTTAACTTCACCCGAAACAATTgatatatttttacattttactgcAAATGCCAAACCAAGTCTAAACTATCCGACAAAATGTCGTGCTGGACTGAAGACTCAGGTTTGTCATCGTTTTCAATCGTGTGCTTATCGTTCAAATCAATGGCGCTATCGTGGACGTTGTGATTCTATTCAATTTTCGGTGGATAGACGAATTTTTATTGTTGGTTTTGGTCTGTATGGATCATCGACTGGTGCAGCAAATTATAGtgttaaaattgaattgaaacgaCTTGGAAGGACTTTAGCTGAGAATGAtacgaaatttttttcagaCGGATCGAGTAATacttttcatgtattttttgcAAATCCCATTCAAATTGAACCTGAATGCTATTATACTGCTTCTGTGATTCTTGATGGCAATGAATTGAGTTTTTTCGGGCAAGAAGGTATGTCTGAGGTGTGCATGGGTAATgtgacatttcaatttcaatgttcATCGGAAAGTACAAATGGAACAGGTGTGCAAGGTGGACAAATACCAGAATTGATATTTTATGGGCCAACGACCAATTCGCCGATGAATAGCCCAACTAATTCACATTGTACAACACCATCGGCTAATTTAGATGAGGGTGGTGCAGTgactacaaattaa